A DNA window from Nitrospirota bacterium contains the following coding sequences:
- a CDS encoding HD-GYP domain-containing protein yields the protein MNSETDKTVRYLSTLMELSALLNSTLDQKVVRRRAMEAATRLMECEVGSLLLVDEERGDLFFEVALGEKGDQVKEIRLKIGKGIAGWVAEKGEPAIINDVQNDPRFFKKADEKSKFVTRNMICVPVKSKGKVIGVLQAINKLGGLVFTEEDLTAFESLSNQVAIAIENARLYEELHETFISTSTALAEAIEKRDPYTGGHTKRVMVYSIAMGKELGLSDAEIETLKLSAILHDVGKIGIEDKVLRKQGSLDDEEFKQMKMHPLLGGDILVHVRQLRDVIPGTLFHHERPDGRGYPKGLNSNEIPFTAKIIATADTFDAMTTTRPYRKALSFETAFMELKKYSGVQFDSKVVEAFFRAWEKG from the coding sequence ATGAATTCTGAGACAGATAAGACGGTAAGATACCTTTCTACCCTGATGGAGTTGAGCGCCCTTCTGAACTCGACACTGGATCAGAAGGTAGTCAGGCGTAGAGCTATGGAGGCTGCCACGAGACTGATGGAATGTGAAGTTGGCTCGCTTTTGCTTGTGGATGAGGAACGAGGAGATTTGTTCTTTGAGGTGGCGCTTGGTGAGAAGGGCGATCAGGTTAAAGAGATAAGACTCAAGATAGGTAAGGGAATTGCTGGATGGGTGGCAGAGAAAGGAGAGCCTGCTATCATCAATGATGTCCAGAACGACCCGAGATTTTTTAAGAAGGCTGATGAGAAGAGTAAGTTTGTGACGAGAAATATGATATGCGTTCCTGTTAAGTCAAAAGGGAAGGTTATTGGTGTGCTTCAGGCTATTAACAAACTCGGTGGGCTGGTTTTTACCGAAGAAGACCTCACTGCATTCGAGTCGCTCAGCAATCAGGTGGCTATCGCTATAGAAAATGCAAGACTCTACGAAGAACTCCATGAGACATTTATAAGTACATCCACGGCTCTTGCAGAGGCTATTGAGAAGAGGGACCCTTATACAGGAGGTCATACTAAGAGGGTTATGGTGTATTCGATTGCCATGGGTAAAGAACTTGGTCTTAGCGATGCTGAAATAGAGACATTGAAACTTTCAGCAATACTTCACGATGTAGGCAAGATAGGTATAGAGGATAAAGTGCTGAGGAAACAGGGATCACTTGACGATGAAGAGTTTAAACAGATGAAGATGCATCCACTTCTTGGTGGGGATATACTTGTCCATGTGAGGCAATTGAGAGATGTGATACCTGGTACATTATTTCATCACGAGAGACCTGATGGAAGGGGTTATCCAAAGGGACTCAACAGCAATGAAATACCCTTTACAGCAAAAATTATTGCTACTGCTGATACATTTGATGCGATGACTACTACAAGACCATATAGAAAGGCATTGAGCTTTGAGACAGCATTTATGGAACTGAAGAAATACTCTGGGGTACAATTTGATAGTAAAGTGGTGGAAGCCTTTTTCAGGGCATGGGAAAAAGGA